From Saccharothrix espanaensis DSM 44229, the proteins below share one genomic window:
- a CDS encoding ribose-phosphate diphosphokinase produces MPGTPKKNLMLFGGRAYPELTEQVAKHLNVSVTPQSAYDFANGEIFVRFEESVRGCDAFVIQSHCAPINQWLMEHLIMVDALKRASAKRITVIMPFYPYARQDKKHRGREPISARLVADLFKTAGADRLVAVDLHTAQIQGFFDGPVDHLWAMPLLAEHIRDKYAGRDITVVSPDAGRTKLAEKWADTLGGTPIAFIHKTRDPLRPNEVVANRVVGEVKGRLCVVIDDMIDTGGTITKAVDQLLAEGASDVVIAATHPVLSGPAVERLQACGAREVVFTDTLPIPAEKRFDAMTVLPIAPLLARVIQEVFEDGSVTSLFDGNA; encoded by the coding sequence ATGCCCGGAACGCCGAAGAAGAACCTGATGCTCTTCGGTGGACGTGCCTACCCGGAGCTGACCGAGCAGGTGGCCAAGCACCTCAACGTGTCGGTGACCCCCCAGTCGGCGTACGACTTCGCCAACGGCGAGATCTTCGTCCGGTTCGAGGAGTCCGTGCGCGGCTGCGACGCGTTCGTCATCCAGTCGCACTGCGCGCCCATCAACCAGTGGCTGATGGAGCACCTGATCATGGTGGACGCGCTCAAGCGCGCCTCCGCCAAGCGGATCACCGTGATAATGCCGTTCTACCCCTACGCCCGGCAGGACAAGAAGCACCGCGGCCGGGAGCCGATCTCCGCCCGCCTGGTCGCCGACCTGTTCAAGACCGCGGGCGCGGACCGGCTGGTCGCGGTCGACCTGCACACCGCCCAGATCCAGGGCTTCTTCGACGGCCCGGTGGACCACCTGTGGGCCATGCCGCTGCTCGCCGAGCACATCCGCGACAAGTACGCGGGCCGCGACATCACCGTGGTGTCGCCGGACGCCGGCCGCACCAAGCTCGCCGAGAAGTGGGCGGACACCCTGGGCGGCACGCCCATCGCGTTCATCCACAAGACGCGGGACCCGTTGCGCCCCAACGAGGTCGTCGCCAACCGGGTGGTCGGCGAGGTGAAGGGCCGGCTGTGCGTGGTGATCGACGACATGATCGACACCGGCGGCACCATCACCAAGGCGGTCGACCAGCTGCTCGCCGAGGGCGCGTCGGACGTGGTGATCGCGGCCACCCACCCGGTGCTCTCCGGCCCGGCGGTCGAGCGGCTGCAGGCCTGCGGCGCGCGCGAGGTCGTGTTCACCGACACCCTGCCGATCCCGGCGGAGAAGCGGTTCGACGCGATGACCGTGCTGCCGATCGCCCCGCTGCTCGCCCGGGTGATCCAGGAGGTCTTCGAGGACGGCTCGGTCACCAGCCTGTTCGACGGCAACGCCTGA